The genomic window TGTATTCGGTGCTGTGGCGCTCGACGAGATCATCGATCGGAATGACTTGACCGTCGGCCACCAGTTCCGCCAGAAACGACGAATCGAAGTCAAGCACCAGATCCGGGGCGTTGCCGGACGCGAACAGCGCCTTGTACCTCTGCACGGATTCTCCCCGCGGAATCGGAATAAACTTCACCGCAACCGGACTATGCTCGTTAATCCAGCGGGTCCAGCGGTTATGGGCCACCGTGCCTTCCTCGGTAGGAACCGTTCCGCGATCATATATGCCTACGGTAATCAGCGGCTTCCCTGCCGTTTCGGGCTGCTGCTTCGCTCCTCCGGCCGGGCTGCAGGATGTCGACAAGAAAAGGGTGACTTGAAGTATCGCGACAACGGCAACGAAGCGGCGTCCGCATGTTTTTCGCATCTCTCATCCCCCTCTCGCTGTCCCCATCATATCGGAAGGCCGGTTCCCTGTTCAAGCGGCAAATTTCCGGCACATACATTTTTCTAGCCGCGCAGCGGGAAACGAGGACAAGCCCCCGTCTCCGGCTGACTTGTCCCCGATCATTGCGGTTATTTGTTCCCTTTGGCCCAATCTTCGGCATATTCCTTGGCGATTTTATCGCCGCCGGAGCTTTTCCACCGTTCCATTTCACTTTTCCATTTGGCTTCGTCGATGACGCCCATGATGAATTTCGTATTGGCGTCCTTGATGATCTGCTCCAGCTCGACGCCGCGTTCGGTGAACGTTGCCGACAAGATCGCGTTGGTCGGATTGTTGACGACGTATTTTTTGTTTTCCTCCGTCACTTGAATCTCTTTCTCCACAAGCGGATTCACAATGCCCGGCGACTTGATGGCATCCAGGGCGACGACGCGCAGCGGCCACTTATAGGGGAACGCCACTTCATTGTCGAACGCTTCCTGGTTGATCATCTCGTACTTGCCGTCTTTCCGTTGGGAATGCTTGCCGACGATGCCCCACTCCAGCAGGTCGGCCATCTCCTTGTCGGCCAGTTGATCGAAAAACTTCAGAATCCGTTTCAGTTCGGCTTCCGTCTTGACGCTCGATTTGGGGAACATCAGTATGCCGTTGGAGCCCATCGCCCCGGCGATGCGTTTCTCTCCCTTGTCGTTCGCCAGCAGACTGAAGAAGCTGATTTTCGCGTCGGGGAAATGCGCCTTCACCCGGGCTTCGTACGACACCGCGACATTGGTCGTATTATAGATGACGCCGGCCTTGCCGTTCTCGAATTCGCCTTCCATCTTCGGACGGTCCATCATTGCGAAGTCCGGGTGGATCAGTCCCTCCTCGAACAGCCGCTTCTGGAACTTTAAGCCTTCCAGGTACTCGGGGGTGAACACGTCGCGGATAAATTCCCCGTTCCGCACCTCCCACACGTTGGGCGCGCCCAACACGACGCCGTACGCAGACGGCTCGGGACCCGATCCGCCGACATTGCCCGTGCTCAAGCCATAGGTGTCGTTTTTGCCGTTTTTGTCCGGATCTTTTTCCTTAAACGCTTTCAACATATTGTAGAATTCTTCCAGCGTTTTCGGCTCCTGCATGCCCAGGTTCTCCAGCCAATCCGCGCGATAGATGAACGCGTTGCGGGCCAGCGGCCGCTCGCGGGGCAGCCCGTATATTTTGCCCTTGTACGCGATATTGTCGTAGATGGCCTGATTCAGCTTCGACAAGTTCGGGTACTCTTTAAGGTAAGGCGCGATATCCCAAAACACGCCGTTTTCGAACGCGGTCAGCAGGTACGACTGCTTGGGAGCGCCGTAGCTTGCGACCACCATCGGCAAATCTCCCGACGCGATCAGAACGGACAGCTTCTCCTGGTACTGCGCGCCCGGCGTGTACCGGATGTCCAGCTTCGTGTTCGTATATGTCTCGATCGCCTGCTGCACCGGGTTGTTCGGATTCGGAATATCTTTGCCGTCGAAGTTCATCGACATCGTAATTTTAAACGGCTCGTTTTTCTCCGCGGGATTGCCGCTTGCCGCCGCGCTCGGCCCTTGCGAAGCGTTAGGCTCGCTTGAGCTTGCGCTACCGCCGTCTCCCTTGCTGCAGCCGGCTGCCGCGACTGACATCGCCAACAGCAGCGCAACCGCGCTTGCCGATCCTTTTCCCCTTCTCTTTGCCCCAGCCATTGTTGCAGACCTCCTATGTGTTTGAATTTGATGCATATGGAGACTCCGGAGCCCGGTTATCCTTTCACCGAGCCCAGAAGAACACCCTTGGCAAAATGTTTCTGCAGGAACGGATAGACCAATAAGATCGGGACCGTCGTGACGATAATAACCGCCATCCGGACCGACTGGCCGTAGAAGGACATGTTCTCGCCCATTTGGGTCGAGTCGCCGATCCCCGAGGCTTGCATGATCACTTGTTGGAGCAGCACCTGCACGGGCCATTTCGTGCTGTCGTTGATGTAGAGAATGGCGCTGAAATACTGATTCCACAAGCCAACGGCGTAAAACAGCCCGAATGCAGCCAAAGCCGGCAGAGACAGCGGAATGATGATGCGGAAGAAGATCCCGACTTCGTGACAGCCGTCGATTTGTGCCGCTTCCTTCAGTTCGTCGGGCACGCTCTGGAAGAAATCCTTCATGACCAGCAGATAAAAGCCGCTCATCAAACCGGGAATCATTAACGCCCACAGTGTATCGATCAGACCGACCGCACGCACGACAAAATACGTCGGAATCATGCCGCCGCTGAACAAAATCGTGAACAGCACCATCAGCAGCACCCATTTGCGCCCCGGAACCGAACGGGCGGACAAGCCGTAAGCCATGAAGGCCGTCGCCGTCAAACTCAGCGCCGTGCCCAGCAGCGTGATATAGACGCTGACGGCCAGGCTGCGGAGAAACTTGTCGGTGGAGAAAATATAGCGGTAAGCGGACAAAGTCCATTCGCTTGGGAACGGCTCCTCCGTCGCGGAGAACGAATTGATGAAGACGTACAGGAACGGAAGGAGCGCGCATGCCGAGATGACGCCCAGAATGCCGTAGATGACCATATCGATAAGCCGGTTCGTTAACGTACGATCATAGGTCATGCTCTCACCCCTCAGTAGATGCCTTCTTCGCCGAATTTTTTGGCGATCCGGTTCGCGGACCATACCAGCACCAAGCCGATCACCGATTTAAACAAACCGACGGCGGCGCTGTAGCTGAACTGTCCTTGCTGGATGCCGACCCGGAACACGTACGTGTCGAACACTTCCCCGACCCCGCGGTTCAGCGAATTGAGCATCAGGTAAATTTGCTCGAAGCCGAGGTCCATGAAATGTCCCAGCCTCAAAATAAGCAGGATGACGATAACGCTGCGGATAGCCGGAAGCGTAATATGCCACATCATGCGGAACCGCGACGCCCCGTCGATTTTGGCGGCTTCATACAGTTGCACGTTAACCCCGGCCAGAGCCGCGAGGAAAATAATCGTTCCCCATCCGGCATCCTTCCAGATGATCTGCATGACGATAAGCGGCCGGAACCAATCCGTGCTGTACAGGTAGTCCACCCGAGGCTGGCCGAACGTTTCTCCGATTTTGTTGAACAACCCCTCCGATCCGAGCAGCAGAAACGTGATGCCCGCGACCACGACCCAGGATAAAAAATGCGGAATATACACAAGCGTCTGAACGGTCCGCTTGTAGGCTTCATGGCGCACTTCGTTCAGGATCAGAGCCAGAATCAGCGTAATCGGAAAATAAATGACAAGGTTGTACAACGCCAGCATAAACGTATTTTTAAACAGCATCCAAAAATCGGGCGACTGAAAAAGCCGTTCGAAATGCTTGAAGCCGACCCATTTGCTGCCCCATAACCCGAGGGACGGCTGATAGTTTTGAAACGCCATCAACACGCCCCACATAGGTAAAATTTTAAAGATCAGAAAATACACGAGTCCCGGCAGCATAAAGAAGTAATACCATCTTGCCTTCCACAGCCTCGCGGATAACGAGGAACGCCTTAAGGACGCACCCGCTATCTGCGTCGTCGCCACTCTCTCCACGCGCGCTCACCCCAAATCGTCTGTCGTGTTGTACACCGCCATTGTAGCGGCAGCGCTTACATCCGATCTACAGACATGTTTCGGAGCTTATACATAATTCCAGAGCCGCGCATGGGCGCCTGCAGGACTCTCGTTACACTCCTCGCGAAGCTTCGCGGCGGCTGACGGAGCATACCATTTTCCACCCGCATACGTTTTTCCATGAAGCAGGCGCGAAGTACGACCCGCGTTCGCAAAAGCAAAAAAATAAGCTTCGGTAAGCTTATCGGCGGGGAATTAGCTCTGCGTCGTCGCTCCACGCAAAAAAAAGAAGCTCCGCAGTCCGATTGTTTCGAACTGCGGAGCTTCTTGTTCGGTTATGCTGGTGAAGGGACTTGAACCCCCACTCCGTCGCCGGAAGCGGATTTTGAGTCCGCCGCGTCTGCCATTCCGCCACACCAGCAGAAGCGCACCCTAAGAGATTCGAACTCCTGACCTTTTGATTCGTAGTCAAACGCTCTATCCAGCTGAGCTAAGGGTGCATACTCACTAACAAACGTTGGTGCCGAGGACCGGACTTGAACCGGTACGGTGGTCACCCACCGAAGGATTTTAAGTCCTTTGCGTCTGCCTATTCCGCCACCCCGGCCTGTAGGCAGATTTGGAGGCGCCACCCAGATTCGAACTGGGGGTAAAGCTTTTGCAGAGCTCTGCCTTACCACTTGGCTATGGCGCCGGAAATAAAAATGGAGCGGACGACGAGATTCGAACTCGCGACCCTCGCCTTGGCAAGGCGATGCTCTACCACTGAGCCACGTCCGCGTATGAAGCTGGGGATCTAGGATTCGAACCTAGGCATGACGGAGTCAAAGTCCGTTGCCTTACCGCTTGGCTAATCCCCAACGTGTGTAATGGGGCGATCGAAGGGAATCGAACCCTCGAATGTCGGAGCCACAATCCGATGCGTTAGCCACTTCGCCACGACCGCCATGTCAAATTTTCAAAACAACTGGCAGGGGCAGCAGGAATTGAACCCACACTAACGGTTTTGGAGACCGCTGTTCTACCTTTAAACTATGCCCCTAGGCAAGGAAGGTAAAGTGGTGGAGGCTGATGGATTCGAACCACCGAACCCGAACGGGAACAGATTTACAGTCTGCTGCGTTTGGCCACTTCGCTAAGCCTCCACAGTGGTGCCGCCAAGAGGAATCGAACCCCCAACCTACTGATTACAAGTCAGTTGCTCTACCAATTGAGCTATAGCGGCATAATTTCTGTCGCTTGCCTGCATGGTGGCTCGGGACGGAATCGAACCGCCGACACGAGGATTTTCAGTCCTCTGCTCTACCAACTGAGCTACCGAGCCTTACGGTTGTCAAGGTTGTAAGTGGCGGAGCTGACGGGATTCGAACCCGCGGTCTCCTG from Paenibacillus thermoaerophilus includes these protein-coding regions:
- a CDS encoding extracellular solute-binding protein, which encodes MAGAKRRGKGSASAVALLLAMSVAAAGCSKGDGGSASSSEPNASQGPSAAASGNPAEKNEPFKITMSMNFDGKDIPNPNNPVQQAIETYTNTKLDIRYTPGAQYQEKLSVLIASGDLPMVVASYGAPKQSYLLTAFENGVFWDIAPYLKEYPNLSKLNQAIYDNIAYKGKIYGLPRERPLARNAFIYRADWLENLGMQEPKTLEEFYNMLKAFKEKDPDKNGKNDTYGLSTGNVGGSGPEPSAYGVVLGAPNVWEVRNGEFIRDVFTPEYLEGLKFQKRLFEEGLIHPDFAMMDRPKMEGEFENGKAGVIYNTTNVAVSYEARVKAHFPDAKISFFSLLANDKGEKRIAGAMGSNGILMFPKSSVKTEAELKRILKFFDQLADKEMADLLEWGIVGKHSQRKDGKYEMINQEAFDNEVAFPYKWPLRVVALDAIKSPGIVNPLVEKEIQVTEENKKYVVNNPTNAILSATFTERGVELEQIIKDANTKFIMGVIDEAKWKSEMERWKSSGGDKIAKEYAEDWAKGNK
- a CDS encoding carbohydrate ABC transporter permease; protein product: MTYDRTLTNRLIDMVIYGILGVISACALLPFLYVFINSFSATEEPFPSEWTLSAYRYIFSTDKFLRSLAVSVYITLLGTALSLTATAFMAYGLSARSVPGRKWVLLMVLFTILFSGGMIPTYFVVRAVGLIDTLWALMIPGLMSGFYLLVMKDFFQSVPDELKEAAQIDGCHEVGIFFRIIIPLSLPALAAFGLFYAVGLWNQYFSAILYINDSTKWPVQVLLQQVIMQASGIGDSTQMGENMSFYGQSVRMAVIIVTTVPILLVYPFLQKHFAKGVLLGSVKG
- a CDS encoding ABC transporter permease, whose protein sequence is MLPGLVYFLIFKILPMWGVLMAFQNYQPSLGLWGSKWVGFKHFERLFQSPDFWMLFKNTFMLALYNLVIYFPITLILALILNEVRHEAYKRTVQTLVYIPHFLSWVVVAGITFLLLGSEGLFNKIGETFGQPRVDYLYSTDWFRPLIVMQIIWKDAGWGTIIFLAALAGVNVQLYEAAKIDGASRFRMMWHITLPAIRSVIVILLILRLGHFMDLGFEQIYLMLNSLNRGVGEVFDTYVFRVGIQQGQFSYSAAVGLFKSVIGLVLVWSANRIAKKFGEEGIY